In one Rutidosis leptorrhynchoides isolate AG116_Rl617_1_P2 chromosome 8, CSIRO_AGI_Rlap_v1, whole genome shotgun sequence genomic region, the following are encoded:
- the LOC139863395 gene encoding F-box/kelch-repeat protein At3g06240-like has protein sequence MRHVHIPDEILRIILSRFPGKALLRLRCLSKQWNGVISDPYFMNSRSRPMIFLPNQYPLAVLDDKEEDNNPYSILKIKPPQELETHLHAYTGTKVSIIGTFNGLVILSLTSDSYLRTHMYLYNPLTSTSKKLLVMNKNFLGYSNSYVFGFSYDDFKIVRFAICNGSYQITYDVFDLKTSLWSKPQLYPRRDFWFWNDTGMFVNGFLYWLIVVNSIDFEILALNVKEMMFSRIYLPNGCNYNHACRYKGTIMGSQNGRLCMINKNNKTSFDMWVMKEQAWLKATSFTFGLELEGNFINEFYPMCILSNGKILLTNGSHQLVIFNTITGSHKMVDDLFVHFLEAFVWLSTICVFQQEALLD, from the exons atgaggcATGTCCATATACCTGACGAAATTCTTCGAATCATACTTTCACGGTTTCCTGGGAAAGCTTTACTACGTTTGCGATGCCTATCAAAGCAATGGAATGGTGTTATTTCAGATCCTTATTTTATGAATTCGAGATCACGTCCAATGATTTTTCTTCCAAATCAATATCCCCTTGCTGTACTTGATGACAAAGAAGAGGACAACAACCCTTATTCAATACTCAAGATTAAGCCTCCACAAGAACTCGAAACTCATCTCCACGCATACACAGGTACAAAAGTCTCCATTATTGGAACATTTAATGGCTTAGTGATTTTGTCTCTTACTAGTGATTCTTATTTACGTACTCATATGTACCTATACAATCCGCTAACTTCTACATCCAAGAAACTTTTGGTTATGAATAAAAACTTTCTTGGATATTCGAACTCGTATGTATTTGGATTTAGCTATGACGACTTCAAGATTGTTAGGTTTGCGATTTGTAACGGTTCATATCAAATTACTTATGATGTCTTTGATCTTAAAACTAGTTTGTGGAGCAAGCCACAATTATACCCAAGACGAGATTTTTGGTTTTGGAACGACACGGGTATGTTTGTAAATGGTTTTTTGTATTGGTTAATTGTGGTTAACTCTATCGATTTTGAAATCCTGGCTCTCAACGTTAAGGAGATGATGTTTTCAAGGATATATCTACCCAATGGATGTAATTATAACCATGCATGTCGTTACAAGGGAACAATTATGGGTTCTCAAAATGGACGCCTTTGCATGATCAACAAGAATAATAAAACTAGTTTTGATATGTGGGTGATGAAAGAACAAGCATGGTTGAAAGCCACTTCATTTACATTCGGGTTGGAATTGGAAGGCAATTTTATCAATGAATTCTACCCTATGTGTATTTTGAGTAacgggaaaattcttttgactaatGGCTCACACCAACTTGTCATCTTCAATACCATAACAGGTTCACACAAAATGGTAGACGATTTG TTTGTGCATTTTTTGGAAGCTTTTGTGTGGCTATCGACAATTTGTGTGTTTCAGCAGGAAGCTTTATTAGATTAA
- the LOC139863396 gene encoding uncharacterized protein, which yields MWRTAVARAAGGLRSPSRTIIRALLHRYSSGSSNSSPSTVVNSMILRSIKKHHTVYSEFSKIAAPPKVSPPAEFTVVKTVKGALESGGPVLKWTYQDEEISIYVQRMVLPGVDPGEIGEDEDIRILTVSLRPKQEPLVLLEGPSMYDGYIIEDFDDKMGDAFFDYIEERGITASLFPFLHAWLYDKENRRLMHWFKSAGTCVKNSKSCSTFAWIRFQIRESFPTNS from the exons ATGTGGAGAACAGCTGTTGCACGTGCCGCCGGAGGTCTTCGTTCACCGTCAAGAACCATCATCCGTGCACTGCTCCACCGCTATTCGTCCGGCAGCAGCAACTCTTCACCTTCTACGGTGGTTAACTCAATGATCCTTCGTTCTATTAAAAAACACCATACTGTCTACTCTGAATTCTCCAAAATTGCCGCTCCCCCT AAAGTGAGCCCACCTGCAGAATTTACAGTAGTGAAAACCGTGAAAGGTGCACTTGAAAGTGGTGGACCGGTTTTGAAATGGACGTATCAAGATGAGGAGATCAGTATATATGTACAGCGAATGGTTCTTCCTGGAGTTGATCCTGGTGAAATTGGTGAAGACGAAGATATCA GAATTCTTACGGTTTCGTTAAGACCTAAGCAAGAACCTTTAGTGCTTCTTGAAGGTCCATCTATGTATGATGGGTATATAATTGA AGACTTTGATGATAAAATGGGGGATGCATTTTTTGATTACATCGAAGAGAGAGGTATAACCGCTAGTCTATTTCCTTTCTTACACGCATGGCTTTACGATAAGGAAAACCGCAGACTTATGCATTGGTTCAAATCAGCTGGGACATGTGTTAAGAACAGCAA gagtTGTTCAACATTTGCTTGGATACGTTTCCAGATAAGGGAATCATTTCCAACCAACTCATAG
- the LOC139863397 gene encoding uncharacterized protein translates to MDMEDEFIILIILYWYVRQRNSSRIERCRDTTSSLTGHAYTQELLGGSNIQCHQLLRLSRDAYVLLCNHFKERNWLQDSRYISIEEKMAIFLTILGQNDGFREIKYRFQHSLRTIHICFHEVLQGMMQFAREAIGPSSLNVSPNASDRHRYLREIFSGAIGALDGTLVHAVVPSKQQAAYRGRGGGRCYQNVLGICDFNMVFTFVWAGWEGRAHDSRVLNEVLFNPTSGFPVPPPNKYYLCDAAYTNARGFLAPYRNTRYWLADF, encoded by the exons ATGGATATGGAAGATGAATTTATAATCTTAATCATTCTATATTGGTATGTGAGGCAAAGAAACTCATCAAGAATTGAAAGGTGTAGAGATACCACTTCATCATTAACCGGGCATGCATACACACAAGAGTTATTAGGTGGATCGAACATACAATGTCACCAACTATTGCGTCTCTCACGTGATGCATATGTTCTTTTATGTAACCATTTTAAAGAAAGAAATTGGTTGCAAGATAGTAGGTATATAAGTATCGAGGAGAAGATGGCAATATTTTTAACTATTCTTGGACAAAATGACGGATTTAGAGAAATAAAATATAGATTTCAACACTCATTGCGAACTATTCATATATGTTTTCATGAAGTTCTTCAAGGAATGATGCAATTTGCGAGAGAAGCCATAGGGCCGTCATCACTCAATGTTAGCCCGAATGCGTCAGATCGGCATAGATATTTGAGAGAAATATTTTCG GGAGCAATAGGTGCACTAGATGGGACTCTTGTACATGCAGTTGTTCCTTCTAAGCAACAAGCTGCCTATAGAGGGCGAGGTGGTGGTCGATGTTATCAAAATGTTTTAGGGATATGTGACTTCAATATGGTATTTACATTTGTTTGGGCTGGATGGGAAGGCAGAGCTCATGATTCTAGAGTACTAAACGAAGTTTTATTCAATCCAACTTCTGGTTTTCCAGTTCCTCCACCAA ATAAATATTATTTATGTGATGCTGCATATACAAATGCTCGTGGATTTTTGGCTCCATATCGTAATACAAGATATTGGTTAGCGGATTTTTGA